One stretch of Zhihengliuella flava DNA includes these proteins:
- a CDS encoding phosphoadenylyl-sulfate reductase — protein MSATNVAAGRRTSDELRAIARAGQEELGFHAAADEVLAFAARHFGVRDVAVAGSMSDGVLSHFVSQTFPGIDVLFIDTGYHFEETLRTRDRVAAELDVRVIDVRPELTVAEQDDRFGRDLFARDPAECCRMRKVEPLKKALVGYGAWFSGVRRDESPTRANAPLVAFDEARGLVKFNPIAGWSSEEAAGYSARHGVPINLLLTQGYPSIGCAPCTSPVAEGEDPRAGRWAGLLKTECGIHL, from the coding sequence ATGAGCGCTACCAACGTAGCCGCGGGGCGACGCACCAGCGACGAGTTGCGGGCCATCGCCCGGGCCGGTCAAGAGGAACTGGGCTTCCACGCTGCGGCGGACGAGGTGCTCGCGTTCGCGGCGCGGCACTTCGGCGTGCGTGATGTCGCGGTCGCCGGTTCCATGTCGGATGGGGTGCTGTCCCACTTCGTGTCCCAGACCTTTCCGGGGATCGACGTCCTGTTCATCGACACGGGATACCACTTCGAGGAGACCCTGCGCACTCGGGACCGGGTGGCCGCGGAACTGGACGTCCGAGTGATCGACGTCCGGCCCGAGCTCACCGTCGCCGAACAAGACGACCGCTTCGGCCGCGATCTCTTCGCCCGCGACCCGGCCGAATGCTGCCGCATGCGCAAGGTCGAGCCCCTGAAGAAGGCCCTCGTCGGGTACGGTGCCTGGTTCTCCGGGGTGCGTCGCGACGAGTCGCCAACGCGCGCCAATGCCCCGCTCGTGGCGTTTGACGAGGCCCGAGGGCTCGTGAAGTTCAACCCGATCGCCGGCTGGAGCAGCGAAGAAGCGGCCGGCTACTCGGCGCGGCACGGCGTGCCGATCAACCTGTTGCTCACGCAGGGGTACCCCTCGATCGGCTGCGCCCCGTGCACTAGCCCCGTAGCGGAAGGCGAAGACCCGCGCGCCGGTCGGTGGGCCGGTCTCCTAAAGACCGAATGCGGCATCCACCTCTGA
- a CDS encoding SDR family oxidoreductase: protein MSDHDVSGPFDNEKPRPAGADHTGAHAAVVTGASTGIGAAAVRHLSQQGWRVFAVARRADRLEQLAHETGAVPVAADITEDDDVVHLLSTVTEAGGVDTLINIAGGARGVDQLAEAKTEDWEWMYRVNVLGTMKVTRAFLPMLRAHGEGTVLNLTSTAGIVSYEGGSGYNAAKFAERGMTQALRLEEAEHNVRVIEVLPGMVHTEEFSLNRLGDAQAADDVYAGVEKPLTAADVADIVGYAVSAPHHVNLDEIVVRPVAQAAAHKVIRTPRS, encoded by the coding sequence GTGAGTGACCACGATGTGAGCGGACCATTTGATAACGAGAAACCACGGCCAGCGGGCGCGGACCATACTGGCGCACACGCCGCCGTCGTCACCGGTGCCAGCACCGGCATCGGCGCGGCTGCCGTACGCCACCTGAGCCAGCAGGGGTGGCGCGTCTTCGCGGTCGCCCGCCGGGCCGACCGGCTGGAACAGCTCGCTCACGAGACGGGCGCCGTGCCGGTCGCCGCGGATATCACGGAAGACGACGACGTCGTTCACCTTCTGTCGACCGTCACCGAGGCCGGGGGAGTCGACACCCTCATCAATATCGCCGGCGGCGCCCGCGGCGTCGACCAGCTGGCCGAGGCGAAGACCGAGGACTGGGAGTGGATGTATCGGGTCAATGTGCTCGGCACCATGAAGGTCACCCGCGCGTTCCTGCCGATGCTGCGGGCGCACGGCGAGGGAACGGTGCTCAACCTCACCTCGACCGCGGGCATCGTCAGCTACGAGGGTGGCTCCGGCTACAACGCGGCGAAGTTTGCCGAGCGGGGCATGACGCAGGCGCTGCGGCTCGAGGAGGCCGAGCACAACGTCCGCGTGATCGAGGTCCTGCCCGGCATGGTCCACACCGAAGAGTTTTCCCTCAACCGGCTGGGCGATGCGCAGGCCGCCGACGACGTCTATGCCGGGGTGGAAAAGCCGCTCACCGCCGCGGATGTCGCGGACATCGTTGGGTACGCCGTCTCCGCACCGCACCATGTGAACCTGGACGAGATCGTGGTCCGCCCCGTAGCGCAGGCGGCCGCCCACAAGGTGATTCGCACGCCGCGGTCCTAG
- the ileS gene encoding isoleucine--tRNA ligase: MSFYPKASTHPQGATPASPRFPEIEERILSYWGQDSTFDASIQQRAAGANGEGEFVFYDGPPFANGLPHYGHLLTGYVKDLVARYQTQRGSRVERRFGWDTHGLPAELEAMKQLGMTDKQQIESMGIDKFNDACRSSVMKYADEWKAYVTRQARWVDFENDYKTLNVEYMESVIWAFKRLHDKGLTYQGFRVLPYCWKDETPLSNHELRMDDDVYQDRQDQTVTVSFPLTGAKAEQLGLAGVEALAWTTTPWTLPTNAALAVGPEISYVVVPAGPAGVKASAAAGPFLIASDLLGNYAKDLGYDDAAAAAEAVTATFAGAELADIAYEPLWDTFVDTEQWGTENAWRILVADYVTTTDGTGLVHQAPAYGEDDQSICEAAGIPVVLSVDSGARFLDVFADGPLSEIVGEQAFDANKTITRVVKDAGRLVKQASYVHSYPHCWRCRTPLIYRAISSWYVEVTKFKDRMLELNEQINWIPGNVKHGQFGKWLENARDWSISRNRYWGSPIPVWECDAANCTHREVHGSLEDLETAFGRLPLNHDGEVDLHRPFIDDLTRVHEGCAEGGTLRRVEDVLDVWFDSGSMPYAQVHYPMENKDWFDSHHPADFIVEYIGQTRGWFYTMHILSTALFDRPAYKNVISHGIVLGSDGQKMSKSLRNYPDVNEVLDRDGSDAMRWFLMASPILRGGNLIVTEQGIRDGVRQVLLPLWNAWHFFSLYTNAANGGAGYEATLRHSSDDPLDEYMLAATGHLVNEAQAALDAYEISEACEAVRRYMDTLTNWYIRRSRQRFFDEDERAFDVLFTCLETLTRVAAPLLPLASDEIWRGLTGGRSVHLTDWPDASQFPAREDLVARMDLTRRICSVGSSLRKGANLRVRLPLQQLTVAVDNAAALDGTYASIIADELNLRRVELVEAEQTAASDYGISQRLVVNARAAGPRLGKGVQQAIKGAKSGDWHVGNDGVVTAGGLQLEAHEYSLETVVDADGNAEIAAAVLDGVGFVVLDTAVTAELAAEGIARDVIRVIQQARKSADLDVRDRVNTVVTATAETIAALEANADLVKAETLSATLETVVDDAAQTAVASVTAIATEGVDA; the protein is encoded by the coding sequence ATGAGCTTCTACCCCAAGGCTTCCACCCATCCCCAGGGAGCTACGCCCGCCAGCCCCCGATTCCCCGAGATCGAGGAACGGATTCTGTCCTACTGGGGTCAAGACTCCACGTTTGACGCGTCCATTCAGCAGCGGGCGGCTGGCGCGAACGGCGAAGGCGAGTTCGTGTTCTATGACGGCCCCCCCTTTGCCAATGGCTTGCCGCACTACGGCCACCTGCTCACGGGATACGTCAAGGATCTCGTTGCCCGGTACCAGACTCAGCGCGGATCGCGGGTGGAGCGCCGCTTCGGTTGGGACACGCACGGTTTGCCCGCCGAGCTCGAAGCGATGAAGCAGCTGGGTATGACCGACAAGCAGCAGATCGAGTCCATGGGCATCGACAAGTTCAATGACGCTTGCCGCAGCTCCGTCATGAAGTACGCGGACGAGTGGAAGGCGTACGTTACCCGCCAAGCGCGCTGGGTCGATTTCGAGAACGACTACAAGACGCTCAATGTCGAGTACATGGAGTCCGTCATCTGGGCGTTCAAGCGCCTGCATGACAAGGGCCTGACCTACCAAGGTTTCCGCGTTCTCCCGTACTGCTGGAAGGACGAGACCCCGCTGTCCAACCACGAGCTCCGCATGGACGATGACGTCTATCAGGACCGCCAGGACCAGACCGTCACCGTGTCCTTCCCGCTCACGGGAGCGAAGGCCGAACAGCTAGGACTCGCGGGCGTTGAAGCTCTTGCGTGGACCACGACCCCGTGGACCCTGCCGACCAACGCGGCGCTGGCCGTAGGCCCGGAGATCAGCTACGTCGTCGTGCCCGCCGGCCCGGCCGGGGTGAAGGCATCCGCCGCCGCGGGGCCCTTCCTCATCGCCTCCGACTTGCTCGGGAACTACGCCAAGGATCTGGGGTACGACGACGCCGCGGCCGCCGCGGAGGCGGTCACCGCCACGTTCGCCGGCGCGGAGCTTGCCGACATCGCCTACGAGCCACTGTGGGATACCTTTGTCGACACCGAGCAGTGGGGGACGGAGAACGCGTGGCGCATCCTCGTGGCGGACTACGTCACCACTACCGACGGCACGGGCCTGGTTCATCAGGCTCCCGCGTACGGCGAGGATGATCAGTCGATCTGCGAGGCCGCGGGCATCCCCGTAGTCCTCTCCGTCGACTCTGGCGCGCGCTTTCTTGACGTCTTTGCCGACGGACCGCTGTCGGAGATCGTGGGCGAGCAGGCGTTCGACGCGAATAAGACGATCACGCGTGTCGTCAAGGATGCCGGACGCCTCGTGAAACAGGCGAGCTACGTCCACTCTTACCCGCACTGCTGGCGCTGCCGCACCCCGCTGATCTACCGCGCGATCTCCTCCTGGTACGTCGAGGTCACCAAGTTTAAGGACCGGATGCTCGAGCTCAACGAGCAGATCAACTGGATCCCAGGCAACGTCAAGCACGGTCAGTTCGGCAAGTGGCTGGAGAACGCCCGTGACTGGTCGATCAGCCGCAACCGTTACTGGGGTTCGCCCATTCCGGTCTGGGAGTGCGACGCCGCGAACTGCACGCACCGTGAGGTCCACGGATCACTCGAGGACCTCGAGACCGCGTTCGGCCGCCTGCCGCTGAACCACGATGGCGAGGTGGACCTGCACCGTCCGTTCATCGACGACCTGACGCGCGTCCACGAGGGCTGCGCCGAGGGCGGTACGCTGCGCCGCGTCGAGGATGTCCTCGATGTGTGGTTCGATTCCGGATCGATGCCGTATGCGCAGGTGCACTACCCGATGGAGAACAAGGACTGGTTCGACTCGCACCACCCGGCGGACTTCATCGTGGAGTACATCGGCCAAACGCGTGGCTGGTTTTACACGATGCACATCCTCTCCACCGCGCTCTTCGATCGTCCCGCGTATAAGAACGTCATCAGCCACGGAATTGTGCTCGGCTCCGACGGCCAGAAGATGTCCAAGTCACTGCGCAACTACCCGGATGTCAACGAGGTGTTGGACCGCGACGGATCGGACGCGATGCGCTGGTTCCTCATGGCTAGCCCCATCTTGCGGGGCGGAAACCTGATCGTGACCGAACAGGGCATCCGCGACGGCGTTCGGCAGGTCCTGTTGCCGCTGTGGAACGCCTGGCATTTCTTCAGCCTCTACACCAACGCGGCCAACGGCGGCGCGGGCTACGAGGCCACGTTGCGCCACAGTTCGGACGACCCGTTGGACGAGTACATGCTGGCCGCTACCGGGCACCTCGTTAACGAGGCACAGGCCGCGCTGGACGCGTACGAGATCTCCGAGGCGTGCGAGGCCGTTCGCCGATACATGGATACGCTCACCAACTGGTACATACGGCGCTCCCGCCAGCGCTTCTTCGACGAGGACGAGCGCGCCTTTGACGTGCTCTTTACCTGCCTCGAGACGCTGACTCGCGTCGCGGCCCCGCTGCTGCCGCTCGCGAGCGACGAGATCTGGCGCGGACTGACCGGTGGCCGCTCGGTGCACCTGACGGACTGGCCGGACGCCAGTCAGTTCCCGGCGCGCGAGGACCTCGTGGCACGCATGGACCTGACCCGCCGGATTTGCTCGGTGGGATCGTCCCTGCGCAAGGGCGCCAACTTGCGCGTTCGTTTACCGCTGCAGCAGCTGACCGTCGCCGTCGACAACGCGGCCGCGCTGGACGGCACGTACGCTTCGATCATCGCCGACGAGCTGAACCTCCGGCGGGTCGAACTGGTTGAGGCCGAGCAGACCGCGGCGAGCGACTACGGGATCAGTCAACGGCTCGTTGTCAACGCGCGGGCCGCCGGCCCGCGACTCGGCAAGGGCGTGCAGCAGGCCATTAAGGGCGCCAAGAGTGGCGACTGGCACGTGGGGAACGACGGCGTCGTGACCGCGGGCGGCCTTCAGCTGGAAGCGCACGAGTATTCGCTGGAAACGGTCGTCGATGCCGACGGTAACGCGGAGATCGCCGCGGCCGTGCTAGACGGGGTCGGCTTCGTGGTGCTGGACACCGCGGTGACGGCAGAGCTGGCGGCCGAGGGCATCGCGCGCGACGTGATCCGCGTGATTCAGCAGGCGCGCAAGAGTGCTGATCTGGACGTGCGGGACCGCGTGAACACCGTCGTCACCGCCACTGCCGAAACGATCGCGGCGCTCGAGGCCAATGCCGACCTCGTCAAGGCAGAGACCCTGTCCGCGACCCTCGAGACGGTAGTCGACGACGCCGCCCAAACTGCGGTCGCGAGCGTGACCGCTATTGCCACCGAAGGAGTCGACGCGTGA
- a CDS encoding bifunctional folylpolyglutamate synthase/dihydrofolate synthase, producing MSRTPENHDAFSVESVYADLLSRAPENKMEPRMEPMFRAMEILGEPNKAAPVIHLTGTNGKTSTARILESLLMAHDLRVGRYTSPHLAKVTERIALNGEPVSDETFVRIWDEIRPYLLMVDAELEERGENRLTYFEALTILGFAIFADEPVDVVVLEVGLGGVTDATNVADGQVAVVTPISLDHTDLLGDRVEDIAQEKAGIIKPGAFLVSAAQEPSAAQVLLDSAREQGAEFRFEGVEFGVESRRLGVGGQQITVRSLAGRYEDLLLPLHGAHQAQNAAVAIAALEAFIGGGDKELDVEILKAGLEKVTSPGRLEVVRTSPTIVLDAAHNPGGMRASAEAVKEVFGFSRLVLVVGVLAEKDAEAILTELREAYGDLVEDVCLTQSTSPRAIPAGELGQLALGAGFADEDLYATEKLDDALEWAVGRADATEDFGGGVLVTGSVTVVAEARTLLGAQEGGR from the coding sequence GTGAGTCGAACACCTGAGAACCACGACGCGTTTTCCGTCGAAAGCGTTTACGCGGACCTGCTGTCGCGCGCGCCCGAGAACAAGATGGAACCGCGGATGGAACCGATGTTCCGCGCCATGGAAATTCTCGGCGAGCCCAACAAGGCCGCTCCCGTGATTCACCTGACCGGCACCAATGGAAAAACGTCGACGGCCCGCATCCTCGAATCGCTCCTCATGGCACACGACCTCCGGGTGGGGCGCTATACGAGCCCGCATTTGGCCAAAGTCACCGAGCGGATCGCCCTGAACGGCGAACCGGTCAGTGACGAGACATTCGTGCGCATTTGGGATGAGATCCGCCCCTACCTGCTCATGGTGGATGCCGAGTTGGAGGAGCGCGGAGAGAACCGGCTGACCTACTTTGAGGCCCTGACGATCCTCGGATTCGCGATCTTTGCGGACGAACCAGTGGACGTCGTCGTTCTCGAGGTCGGCCTCGGGGGCGTGACGGACGCGACGAACGTCGCTGACGGGCAGGTCGCCGTCGTCACTCCCATTTCGCTTGATCACACCGACCTCCTCGGAGACCGCGTCGAAGATATCGCCCAAGAGAAGGCGGGCATCATCAAACCCGGGGCGTTCCTGGTGTCGGCGGCTCAGGAGCCGTCTGCCGCCCAGGTCTTGCTTGATTCGGCTCGCGAGCAGGGTGCGGAGTTTCGATTTGAGGGCGTCGAGTTCGGCGTCGAGTCGCGCCGGCTTGGCGTCGGCGGTCAACAAATCACGGTGCGTTCACTCGCTGGTCGGTACGAGGACCTGTTGTTGCCGCTGCATGGCGCCCATCAGGCGCAGAATGCCGCCGTCGCTATCGCCGCCCTCGAGGCGTTCATTGGTGGTGGCGACAAGGAGCTGGACGTGGAAATTCTCAAAGCGGGCCTTGAGAAGGTCACCAGCCCGGGGCGTCTGGAGGTCGTCCGAACGTCCCCGACGATCGTGCTCGACGCCGCCCACAACCCGGGCGGTATGCGAGCCTCTGCCGAGGCCGTGAAGGAAGTCTTCGGGTTCTCTCGGCTGGTCCTCGTCGTCGGCGTCTTGGCGGAGAAGGATGCTGAGGCGATCCTGACTGAACTGCGCGAAGCCTACGGCGATCTCGTCGAGGACGTGTGCCTGACTCAGTCCACGTCCCCGCGCGCAATTCCGGCGGGTGAGCTGGGCCAGCTGGCGCTGGGGGCGGGGTTCGCCGACGAGGACCTGTACGCAACGGAGAAGCTCGACGACGCCCTGGAGTGGGCCGTAGGACGGGCCGATGCCACCGAGGACTTTGGCGGCGGGGTCCTCGTGACCGGTTCCGTCACCGTGGTGGCTGAGGCACGCACGCTGCTCGGCGCGCAGGAGGGCGGACGCTGA
- a CDS encoding vitamin K epoxide reductase family protein, which yields MSETLLARTERPTDSARGFGWFLTIASTIAWLASVILVLERLELYANPNHVTSCDINPWVSCGAVMNQWQAALFGFPNPLIGIVGFAVVMTIGMCLVAGASLPRWFWIGLQIGITLAFAFIVWLWSQAVYEIRILCLYCMVVWAMTIPLFVLTTARNISHGFIGGGEKLQRFAREWAWVIALGLIVLVAATVVMEFAGVFFGG from the coding sequence ATGTCCGAGACTCTGTTGGCACGCACCGAGCGCCCCACTGACTCCGCCCGCGGCTTCGGGTGGTTCCTGACCATCGCCTCCACCATCGCGTGGCTGGCCTCCGTGATTCTGGTCCTGGAGCGGCTTGAGCTCTACGCCAACCCCAACCATGTCACGAGCTGCGACATCAATCCATGGGTTTCCTGTGGGGCCGTCATGAATCAGTGGCAGGCCGCGCTCTTCGGGTTTCCCAATCCACTCATCGGCATCGTCGGATTCGCCGTGGTGATGACGATTGGCATGTGCCTCGTGGCCGGCGCTTCGCTACCGCGCTGGTTCTGGATCGGCCTGCAGATTGGCATCACGCTCGCCTTCGCTTTCATCGTCTGGCTATGGAGCCAGGCCGTCTATGAGATTCGCATCCTGTGCCTCTACTGCATGGTGGTGTGGGCCATGACGATCCCACTGTTTGTGCTGACCACAGCCCGGAACATCAGCCACGGTTTCATCGGCGGGGGCGAGAAGCTCCAGCGGTTCGCTCGGGAGTGGGCTTGGGTCATCGCTCTCGGGCTCATCGTCCTCGTTGCCGCGACCGTCGTGATGGAGTTCGCCGGGGTCTTCTTCGGCGGCTAA
- a CDS encoding FAD-dependent oxidoreductase — MTDQNTDSPARRLRVAIVGAGPAGVYAADLLGKSPQVSGGEVGLAVDLFDELPTPFGLIRYGVSPDHPRIKGIITALHKVMEKDWIRFFGNVGLGRDVSLAELRERYDAVILATGAQKDADLNIPGVDLAGSHGAADFVSWYDAHPDVPREWDLSAREVAVIGNGNVALDVARILSKHADQLLSTEIPEHLYEQLGGSAVTDVHVFGRRGPAQVKFTPLELRELSHSKDVDLVLYPEDFEFDAASDEAIKTNNQVKTMVSTLTNWLVEQEERDANPDHRPSSRRLHLHFLHSPVEITGENGAVTGMTFERQELDGTGNVRGTGEIINYPLQAVYRAVGYFGSAVDGVDYDGARGVIPNAEGRVLDAEGTPVAGVYATGWIKRGPVGLIGHTKGDAQETITHLLEDLPQLAEPTASESVETLLTERGVDYTDWAGWLELDAYERALGRQEGEIETRFGSITRERVKVRDRDELLRHAATRATLAL; from the coding sequence ATGACTGACCAAAACACTGACAGCCCGGCCCGACGACTGCGCGTGGCCATCGTTGGAGCCGGCCCGGCCGGCGTCTATGCGGCCGATCTCCTCGGCAAGTCCCCGCAGGTGAGCGGGGGCGAGGTCGGCCTTGCGGTGGACCTTTTCGATGAACTGCCCACCCCGTTCGGCCTCATCCGGTACGGCGTCTCGCCGGACCACCCTCGGATCAAGGGGATCATCACCGCGCTGCACAAGGTGATGGAAAAGGACTGGATCCGTTTCTTCGGGAACGTGGGCCTCGGCCGGGACGTGAGCCTCGCTGAGCTGCGGGAACGGTACGACGCCGTCATCCTTGCCACGGGTGCCCAGAAGGACGCGGATCTCAATATCCCGGGCGTCGACCTGGCCGGCTCTCATGGTGCCGCCGACTTCGTTTCCTGGTACGACGCGCACCCGGACGTGCCGCGCGAGTGGGACCTCAGCGCCCGCGAAGTCGCGGTGATCGGCAACGGCAACGTGGCGCTCGACGTCGCGCGGATCCTGTCCAAGCATGCCGACCAGCTGCTCTCCACCGAAATCCCCGAGCACCTCTACGAGCAGCTGGGCGGTTCGGCGGTCACGGATGTGCACGTGTTCGGGCGCCGAGGCCCGGCTCAAGTGAAGTTCACCCCGCTGGAACTGCGCGAACTCTCCCATTCCAAGGATGTGGACCTCGTCCTCTACCCGGAGGATTTCGAGTTCGACGCCGCCTCCGACGAGGCGATCAAGACCAACAACCAGGTCAAGACGATGGTCTCCACGCTGACCAATTGGCTCGTTGAACAGGAAGAGCGGGACGCAAACCCCGACCACCGGCCGTCCTCCCGGCGCCTGCACCTGCACTTCCTGCACTCCCCGGTCGAAATCACGGGGGAGAACGGAGCCGTCACGGGCATGACGTTCGAGCGCCAAGAGCTCGACGGCACCGGCAATGTCCGTGGCACCGGCGAAATCATCAACTACCCGCTGCAGGCGGTGTACCGGGCCGTGGGCTACTTCGGTTCCGCGGTGGACGGGGTGGACTACGACGGCGCCCGGGGCGTCATCCCCAACGCTGAGGGGCGCGTCCTGGACGCCGAGGGCACTCCGGTGGCCGGCGTGTACGCCACGGGGTGGATCAAACGTGGCCCCGTCGGCCTCATCGGCCACACGAAGGGCGACGCGCAGGAGACCATCACCCATCTGCTCGAGGACCTGCCGCAGCTGGCCGAGCCCACCGCCTCCGAATCCGTGGAGACGCTCCTAACCGAACGGGGTGTCGATTACACCGATTGGGCGGGTTGGCTGGAGCTCGACGCGTACGAGCGCGCCCTCGGCCGGCAGGAGGGCGAGATCGAGACCCGATTCGGCTCGATCACCCGCGAACGCGTCAAGGTGAGGGACCGTGATGAGCTCCTGCGCCACGCCGCGACGCGCGCTACGCTGGCACTGTGA
- the ndk gene encoding nucleoside-diphosphate kinase produces the protein MSTERTLVLIKPDGVERQLTGTILARIEAKGYRIVELQQVRATRELLEQHYEEHVGKPFYEPLVDFMLSGPTVAVVLEGHRVIEGFRSLAGTTDPTSAAPGTIRGDLGRDWGEKVQKNLVHGSDSVESAEREISIWF, from the coding sequence ATGTCTACCGAACGCACTCTGGTTCTCATCAAGCCTGACGGCGTCGAGCGCCAGCTCACCGGCACCATCTTGGCCCGCATCGAAGCCAAGGGATACCGGATTGTCGAGCTTCAGCAGGTGCGCGCCACCCGCGAGTTGCTCGAGCAGCACTATGAGGAGCACGTGGGCAAGCCGTTCTACGAGCCGCTCGTGGACTTCATGCTCTCCGGCCCCACGGTCGCCGTCGTCCTCGAGGGCCACCGCGTGATCGAGGGATTCCGCTCGTTGGCTGGCACCACCGACCCGACCTCGGCCGCGCCCGGTACCATCCGCGGCGATCTAGGCCGTGACTGGGGCGAGAAGGTCCAGAAGAACTTGGTGCACGGCTCGGACTCGGTTGAATCCGCTGAGCGTGAGATCTCCATCTGGTTCTAG
- a CDS encoding DUF4233 domain-containing protein has translation MARLTKAQREWRPGMKKKRRSIKVMFASTVLTLEAFVFLFATLSVAGLYGDELGDALVWGIGLGLSAVSIATCALLQRPAGYWIGWALQVVLIASGFIDYYFFLIGALFAAAWWYAVTKGAQLDAENKARDQAQSDWEARNSAPEHDA, from the coding sequence ATGGCACGTTTGACCAAGGCGCAGCGCGAGTGGCGTCCGGGCATGAAAAAGAAGCGGCGTTCGATCAAGGTGATGTTCGCCTCGACCGTGCTGACGCTGGAGGCGTTCGTCTTCCTGTTTGCCACGCTGTCCGTGGCGGGCCTCTACGGAGACGAGCTCGGAGACGCACTGGTGTGGGGGATTGGACTGGGCCTGAGCGCCGTCAGTATCGCCACGTGCGCGCTCTTGCAGCGGCCCGCCGGGTACTGGATTGGCTGGGCGTTGCAGGTGGTGCTCATTGCCTCCGGCTTCATTGACTATTACTTCTTCCTCATCGGGGCGCTCTTCGCCGCGGCCTGGTGGTATGCGGTCACCAAGGGGGCTCAGCTGGATGCGGAGAACAAGGCGCGGGATCAGGCCCAAAGTGACTGGGAAGCCCGGAACTCCGCGCCGGAACATGATGCCTGA